A portion of the Microbulbifer agarilyticus genome contains these proteins:
- a CDS encoding helix-turn-helix domain-containing protein: MKLVLFNAHDIVLFLTVYLCLLFALIAAIGRRSYGWGNVWLGAFLLSQALVALHVLALWGEAFHVWVVAHAPWVFAASEASLWIEGPLLLLYTRSVLFTQAGFRRKDLTLLFPLGLYAIFYFGAFFYYGVSEGSPVLQFLRSDSVQFYEHCRNLTRAGFGVWAFWTIKSYEPRMSNVYSNVDHLSYRWLKVLVFGFIALRLWNILYLSIYTSFNFVLGEGAIQKSDLDGVGIASNYGQLLLISGLLYYGFGVANGVQKVTQEVLDEVADPKVGGGNADERAPYTQEQIRRVTRYMESSRPYLNSNLKLEDLASQVSLSPKLLSNLINREFECNFFEFINRYRISEVKQFLADPALQDQSVMDLAMRAGYNSKTTFNRLFKIDTGMTPTQYRKMEPLSEVAS; the protein is encoded by the coding sequence ATGAAATTAGTTCTGTTTAATGCACATGACATAGTGCTTTTTTTGACAGTTTACTTGTGCCTATTGTTCGCCTTGATTGCCGCGATCGGCCGTCGTAGCTATGGATGGGGAAACGTATGGCTAGGGGCATTCCTGCTTTCACAGGCATTGGTTGCACTGCATGTATTGGCTCTGTGGGGAGAGGCGTTTCACGTTTGGGTGGTGGCGCATGCTCCATGGGTATTCGCGGCTTCTGAGGCCTCTCTATGGATAGAGGGCCCACTATTACTACTCTATACCCGGAGTGTACTTTTTACCCAGGCCGGCTTTCGCCGTAAAGATTTGACCCTATTGTTCCCTCTGGGGTTGTACGCGATTTTCTATTTTGGCGCGTTTTTCTATTACGGTGTGAGTGAGGGGTCCCCGGTGCTTCAATTCTTGCGTTCGGATTCCGTTCAGTTCTATGAGCACTGCCGGAATCTGACACGGGCTGGGTTTGGCGTTTGGGCTTTTTGGACCATCAAAAGCTACGAGCCACGGATGTCCAATGTCTATTCCAATGTGGATCATCTTAGCTATCGGTGGTTAAAAGTCCTAGTGTTTGGGTTCATTGCGCTGAGACTGTGGAATATTTTGTACCTCAGTATTTATACGAGCTTCAACTTCGTGCTGGGCGAGGGTGCTATTCAGAAGAGTGATCTGGATGGTGTGGGAATAGCGTCCAATTATGGACAGCTACTTCTGATATCAGGGCTACTGTACTACGGTTTTGGCGTCGCCAATGGTGTACAAAAAGTTACTCAGGAGGTGTTGGACGAAGTCGCTGACCCTAAGGTGGGTGGCGGAAATGCAGATGAGCGAGCCCCCTATACGCAAGAGCAGATTCGGCGCGTCACTCGGTATATGGAATCGTCTCGCCCGTATCTGAATAGCAACCTAAAACTGGAAGATCTGGCGAGCCAGGTTTCGCTTTCGCCTAAGTTGCTGTCTAACCTAATTAACCGCGAATTCGAGTGCAATTTTTTTGAGTTTATCAATCGCTACAGAATTTCTGAGGTAAAGCAGTTTCTGGCGGACCCCGCATTACAGGACCAGTCTGTCATGGACCTTGCGATGCGTGCAGGTTACAACAGTAAAACAACCTTTAACCGGCTGTTCAAAATAGATACAGGGATGACGCCAACGCAATATCGAAAAATGGAGCCTCTATCCGAGGTTGCTTCCTGA
- a CDS encoding TIM-barrel domain-containing protein, producing the protein MKKNTARSLLIGAVVIALVSVVSVVVSAKDSDGDGLKDPRDNCPYEANASQADMDGDGQGDICDIDIDGDGFINEHEIIAETDPEDAGSKPDLHADDDRDGIQNKDDRCPASPIGRSVDARGCAVAGVTEMLDDYSDEITLNAPHTEPMIPKWGFGYMQSGWGEEDFGYDSQEGFLDHARALRGIENRYGNHRYPSDIMVLDMYWTGKEWSWPGNMTWDLNNFPDPEGLIDSLHEMNFKLMMNYHEGGFGEEWLAQLQRDLDYGLDIVWLDFWRADSQYEKRVWELLRNHHGEDKRIMFMARHYARPNHHNQESILGGDYMRTPNEEFLEKAMPVHWTGDVLGDWEGFAETIEAIVHSNDGAPGGWSYLHADTPGHTKGEDPELALRWMQFSDFTTSTRNHGTTARDVWSWGDQVEKLSYQSRMLRYRLLPYIYTYSWHIWQDAMPLTRPLRLAYPGEADENRYVYLFGEEILVAPVYKSAASFPGEKMDVYLPKGNGSQWVDYWTHQVYEGGQTIQVDASMDIHPHIPLFVKRGAIIPMGPEIFHIDPAVHADPITLDIYPEEKGESAFTLYDDDGETLGYQRGEQSFSRISAVSSDRQLEIVIGAHKGEYAGKPKKHNYRVKLNLIGRDFQPPELNGDSLPALVDIDSENPRGWLYDKENKIVWVKFSSAADQENRIVLQNI; encoded by the coding sequence ATGAAAAAAAATACAGCACGCAGTTTACTTATTGGAGCTGTGGTAATTGCCCTGGTTAGCGTTGTAAGCGTCGTAGTGTCCGCAAAAGACAGCGATGGCGATGGCCTGAAGGACCCCCGTGACAACTGCCCATATGAAGCAAACGCAAGTCAGGCGGACATGGATGGTGATGGGCAGGGGGACATATGTGATATCGACATCGATGGCGATGGTTTTATCAATGAGCATGAGATTATTGCCGAGACAGACCCCGAGGATGCTGGGTCGAAGCCGGATCTCCATGCGGATGATGACCGCGACGGTATTCAAAATAAAGATGACCGTTGCCCAGCGTCGCCCATTGGTCGGAGTGTTGACGCCCGTGGCTGTGCAGTGGCCGGCGTCACCGAGATGTTGGATGACTATAGTGATGAAATTACCCTAAACGCGCCCCATACCGAGCCAATGATTCCCAAGTGGGGGTTTGGTTACATGCAGTCAGGGTGGGGTGAAGAAGATTTTGGCTACGACAGCCAGGAAGGGTTTCTGGACCATGCCCGCGCATTGAGAGGTATCGAAAATCGCTACGGAAATCACCGCTACCCCTCAGATATCATGGTTCTGGACATGTATTGGACCGGCAAGGAATGGAGCTGGCCTGGAAATATGACGTGGGACTTGAACAATTTCCCCGACCCTGAAGGTTTGATCGACTCGCTTCACGAAATGAATTTCAAACTCATGATGAACTATCACGAGGGCGGATTCGGGGAAGAGTGGTTGGCGCAGCTCCAGCGTGATCTTGATTACGGCCTGGATATTGTCTGGCTGGATTTTTGGCGAGCCGATTCCCAGTATGAAAAGCGCGTATGGGAGCTGTTGCGCAATCATCACGGAGAAGACAAACGCATCATGTTTATGGCCCGCCACTACGCGCGGCCGAATCATCACAATCAGGAATCGATTTTAGGTGGTGACTATATGCGTACACCTAATGAGGAATTTTTGGAAAAAGCCATGCCCGTTCACTGGACCGGCGACGTGCTGGGTGACTGGGAAGGTTTCGCTGAAACCATCGAGGCAATTGTTCACAGCAATGATGGTGCGCCCGGCGGCTGGTCTTATTTACATGCAGATACACCAGGGCATACCAAGGGGGAAGACCCCGAACTCGCGTTGCGTTGGATGCAGTTTTCCGACTTCACTACCTCTACGCGCAATCATGGTACTACCGCGCGAGATGTATGGTCTTGGGGCGATCAGGTAGAAAAACTGAGTTATCAGTCGCGCATGCTGCGTTACCGCTTGTTGCCCTACATTTACACCTACAGCTGGCATATATGGCAAGACGCCATGCCATTGACACGGCCACTGCGCCTGGCTTACCCCGGGGAAGCCGACGAAAACCGCTATGTGTATCTTTTTGGCGAGGAGATCCTGGTGGCGCCGGTGTACAAGTCCGCTGCTTCTTTTCCCGGGGAGAAAATGGATGTTTATCTTCCGAAGGGCAATGGGTCACAGTGGGTGGATTACTGGACCCATCAAGTGTACGAAGGCGGGCAAACGATTCAGGTTGATGCCAGTATGGATATTCACCCGCATATCCCATTATTTGTAAAGCGCGGGGCTATTATTCCGATGGGACCGGAAATTTTCCATATTGATCCAGCGGTGCATGCGGATCCAATTACCTTGGATATTTACCCTGAAGAGAAAGGTGAATCTGCATTTACTCTGTACGATGATGACGGTGAAACTCTAGGGTATCAAAGGGGCGAGCAAAGCTTTTCGCGAATTTCAGCAGTCTCCAGTGATAGACAGTTGGAAATCGTGATCGGGGCGCATAAGGGGGAATACGCCGGAAAGCCAAAAAAACATAACTATAGGGTGAAGCTTAATCTGATAGGGCGTGACTTCCAGCCACCAGAGTTGAATGGAGATTCGTTGCCTGCACTGGTTGATATTGACTCAGAAAATCCGCGGGGTTGGCTCTACGATAAAGAAAACAAGATTGTGTGGGTAAAATTTTCAAGCGCTGCTGATCAAGAAAATCGTATTGTGCTCCAAAATATTTAG
- a CDS encoding S46 family peptidase, translated as MKINASTQKFGLALTIALLTACGKPADDTNTEASTTAAADKPAATAEAQPASSTATVSTEGMWMPRQLPELGNKLEELGLELDPSTMTDLTKFPMNAVVSLGGCSASFVSPQGLVATNHHCAYGSISYNSTEDNDLLANGFLAKTLEEEVPAAPGSRIYVTVEMDDVTDKIKSKLDDTMDGATRFKAIEDAEKALVAACESDPGHRCEVYSYYGGASYYLIKQLAIRDVRLVHAPASSIGKFGGDIDNWMWPRHTGDYAFLRAYVGPDGKPADFSKDNVPFKPKHHLTVATEGPQEGDFVMVAGYPGRTNRYRTAEEVSNNFTWYYPTMQKVLAEWSEVIGNATENNKDAALKYASLVAGLNNYSKNFTGMMEGYNRSDLLTRKQKLEKDLQDWIGEKPEERKQYASVINDLNNLITEKQSTQERDLLLNYMNRSAMLSSAQRLYRLSQEKQKADADREPGYQERDMTRFGESMKRIERNFEPSVDQAVWSYFLERYNALPEDQRIESFDAFFGGELSGEALQNKLSAMYEKTGLTDTDTRLAWMDKSPEEFRASDDPFIQLAVATFDDRMALEKKNKALTGAFAKVRPQFMDLLISYYQEQGKPVYPDANSSLRLTYGLVKGYTPPAGTVKGAADGNDGKDSFVPFTTLRGIEAKYTGEDPFDSPQALLDAIKNKDYGDYHDENLDSVPVNFLTTVDITGGNSGSATMNGKGEFIGLVFDGTYDSINADWDFNDNTRAIHVDVEYMLWVMDKVDNAHNLLEEMGVKEAQQ; from the coding sequence GTGAAAATAAACGCGTCCACACAAAAATTTGGACTGGCGCTTACCATCGCCCTGCTCACCGCCTGCGGCAAACCCGCAGATGACACCAACACGGAAGCCAGCACCACCGCTGCCGCCGACAAGCCTGCCGCCACCGCTGAGGCGCAGCCGGCCAGCAGCACCGCAACGGTTTCAACCGAGGGCATGTGGATGCCCCGCCAGCTGCCTGAACTGGGCAACAAGCTGGAAGAGCTGGGACTGGAGCTGGACCCCAGTACCATGACCGACCTGACCAAGTTCCCGATGAATGCTGTGGTCAGCCTCGGTGGCTGCTCCGCTTCTTTCGTGTCCCCCCAAGGGCTGGTTGCCACCAACCATCACTGTGCCTACGGCTCCATTTCCTACAACTCCACCGAAGACAATGATCTTCTGGCCAACGGCTTCCTGGCCAAGACCCTGGAAGAAGAAGTCCCTGCGGCACCGGGTTCGCGCATCTACGTTACCGTGGAAATGGACGACGTTACCGACAAAATCAAGAGCAAGCTCGACGACACCATGGACGGCGCCACCCGCTTCAAAGCCATTGAAGATGCGGAAAAAGCACTGGTTGCCGCGTGTGAATCCGACCCCGGCCACCGCTGCGAGGTTTACAGCTACTATGGTGGCGCAAGCTATTACCTGATCAAGCAGCTGGCCATCCGCGACGTGCGTCTGGTACACGCCCCAGCCTCCTCCATCGGCAAATTCGGCGGTGATATCGACAACTGGATGTGGCCGCGCCACACCGGCGATTACGCATTCCTCCGCGCTTACGTCGGCCCCGACGGCAAGCCTGCGGACTTCTCCAAAGACAACGTGCCGTTTAAGCCCAAGCACCACCTGACCGTGGCGACCGAAGGACCTCAGGAAGGCGATTTCGTGATGGTTGCCGGCTATCCCGGCCGCACCAACCGCTACCGCACCGCCGAAGAAGTGAGCAATAACTTCACCTGGTACTACCCCACCATGCAGAAGGTACTGGCAGAGTGGTCTGAAGTGATCGGTAACGCGACCGAAAACAACAAAGACGCTGCGTTGAAGTACGCAAGCCTGGTTGCCGGCCTGAACAACTATTCCAAGAACTTCACCGGCATGATGGAAGGCTACAACCGCAGCGACCTGCTGACGCGCAAACAAAAGCTGGAAAAGGACCTGCAGGACTGGATCGGCGAAAAGCCCGAAGAGCGCAAACAGTACGCTTCAGTGATCAACGACCTGAATAACCTAATCACCGAAAAGCAGTCCACCCAAGAGCGCGACCTGCTGCTCAACTACATGAACCGCTCCGCGATGCTGAGCAGTGCCCAACGCCTCTACCGCCTGAGCCAGGAAAAGCAAAAAGCGGACGCAGACCGTGAACCCGGCTATCAGGAACGTGACATGACCCGCTTTGGCGAGAGCATGAAGCGTATCGAGCGCAACTTCGAGCCCTCGGTAGACCAGGCCGTATGGAGCTACTTCCTCGAGCGCTACAACGCGCTGCCGGAAGATCAGCGTATCGAGAGCTTTGATGCCTTCTTCGGCGGTGAGCTGAGTGGCGAAGCATTGCAGAACAAACTGTCTGCCATGTACGAAAAAACCGGCCTCACCGACACCGATACCCGCCTGGCCTGGATGGATAAATCGCCGGAAGAGTTCCGCGCAAGTGATGATCCATTTATCCAGCTAGCTGTCGCCACCTTCGATGACCGCATGGCGCTGGAGAAAAAGAACAAAGCTCTGACCGGTGCCTTTGCCAAGGTTCGCCCGCAGTTTATGGACCTGCTTATTTCCTACTACCAGGAACAGGGCAAGCCGGTATACCCGGATGCGAATAGCTCACTGCGCCTGACCTACGGCCTGGTGAAAGGTTACACGCCGCCCGCCGGAACGGTAAAAGGCGCGGCCGATGGCAACGATGGTAAAGACAGCTTTGTTCCCTTCACCACCCTGCGTGGTATCGAAGCCAAGTACACCGGCGAAGATCCGTTTGATTCTCCGCAGGCACTACTGGATGCCATCAAAAACAAGGACTACGGTGACTACCACGATGAAAACCTCGATTCCGTGCCGGTGAACTTCCTCACCACTGTGGACATCACCGGCGGCAACTCCGGTTCTGCCACCATGAACGGCAAAGGCGAATTCATCGGCCTGGTATTCGACGGCACCTACGACAGCATCAACGCCGACTGGGACTTCAACGACAACACCCGCGCAATCCACGTCGATGTGGAATACATGCTGTGGGTGATGGACAAGGTCGACAACGCCCATAACCTGCTTGAGGAAATGGGTGTTAAGGAAGCTCAACAGTAA
- a CDS encoding DUF3820 family protein yields the protein MLQKQDLIDIARTEMPFGKYAGRLLIDLPEEYLLWFAKKEFPKGRLGHLMALTLEIKIEGLEGLVKPLKKQ from the coding sequence ATGCTTCAGAAGCAGGATCTGATCGATATCGCCCGTACCGAGATGCCGTTCGGAAAATATGCGGGAAGGTTGTTAATTGATCTGCCTGAAGAGTATTTGCTCTGGTTTGCGAAGAAAGAGTTTCCCAAGGGACGGCTCGGACACCTGATGGCACTGACCCTGGAGATAAAAATTGAAGGTCTGGAAGGCTTGGTGAAACCTCTGAAAAAACAATGA
- a CDS encoding glycine zipper domain-containing protein, translating into MQLQILKRAGVASALALTLTTAGCASMSDTDRRVGTGIGVGAVTGALITGDAGGAAVGAAIGGAGGWLYDRQKKRRYYYDSRGRRVYR; encoded by the coding sequence ATGCAGTTACAGATCCTGAAGCGTGCCGGTGTGGCTTCTGCCCTGGCGCTGACTTTGACAACCGCTGGCTGCGCCAGCATGAGTGATACCGACCGCCGCGTAGGTACCGGTATTGGGGTTGGCGCAGTAACCGGTGCCCTCATCACGGGTGATGCCGGTGGTGCAGCGGTGGGCGCTGCTATCGGCGGTGCCGGTGGTTGGTTGTACGACCGCCAGAAAAAAAGACGCTATTACTACGACAGCCGTGGCCGCCGTGTTTATCGCTAA
- a CDS encoding glycosyl hydrolase family 18 protein, giving the protein MKGLTPSHWRHAMLALGLASSSAIAAPGAPTIDWMETSFAIIEVDEAATAYEQLVTINDYAEVPVAWSKWSGDPATTAQYLLNGQVVLEQNVGGGATQTGTATLQVAEGGQYSLQVALCNDDGCSTSAATDIVVADTDGSHLDPITVTAGENNKPYTNSTNSVVGTYFVEWGVYGRKFSVDMMPSYNLTHLIYGFIPICGGDGINDSLKEIEGSFQALQRSCSGREDFKVSLHDPFAALQKSQADQTFSDPYKGNFGQLMALKQAYPDLKILPSIGGWTLSDPFYFFSDAAKRKTFVDSVEEFIRTWKFFDGVDIDWEYPGGQGANPTLGDPAIDGETYRLLMRDLRAMLDNLEQETGRTYELTSAIGAGSDKIEDVDYLDVQQYMDYFFVMTYDFYGGWSNEVLGHQAALYAPAWKPDTDYTTHNGIQNLLGLGVDPGKLVVGAAMYGRGWKGVSGWTGNDHMTGTATGMVNGTWEDGVVDYRDIVSRIATGEWEEYYDSTAEAPYIFKPSTGDLITYDDHRSVMAKGAYVQSNNLAGLFSWEIDADNGDIMNAMHESLGHGDGFGNRAPVARAGGDQSVDSGASVSLDGSTSSDLDNDPLTYSWVQVSGTSVTLQNASSASASFTAPAVSADEELVFSLTVSDGEASDSDQVSVTVVADQPNQAPSADAGADQMVTTPATVTLNGSASSDPDGDALTYSWVQVAGSSVTLSDASSATPSFSAAEVSAEQELVFELNVNDGSLSDATPDQVSIFLLPADANTPPQVSAPAQVTIQEGASDSITATGTDADGDALTYTWSGMVSGSGDTISITAPQVEADTNFTLTVTVSDGIASASADVTVTVTNVIVDGGCSSTDPNAGNVPAWQSGSTYLGGDQVSHEQLVWQAKYWTQQEPGFSSADWQLVSDIEVPWNASTAYNGGDEVNHEGKRYRAKWWTQGQNPSSSSDWEEIGDASCN; this is encoded by the coding sequence ATGAAAGGGCTAACTCCAAGCCACTGGCGCCATGCAATGCTTGCATTAGGTCTCGCCAGCTCCTCTGCTATCGCCGCGCCCGGCGCTCCCACCATTGACTGGATGGAAACCAGCTTCGCCATTATCGAAGTGGATGAAGCCGCTACCGCCTATGAGCAATTGGTAACCATTAACGACTACGCCGAAGTACCGGTAGCCTGGTCCAAGTGGTCTGGTGATCCCGCGACCACCGCGCAGTACCTGCTGAATGGACAGGTTGTTCTGGAGCAAAACGTGGGCGGTGGTGCCACCCAGACCGGCACTGCGACCCTACAAGTGGCCGAAGGCGGCCAGTACTCCCTGCAAGTTGCGCTGTGTAATGACGATGGCTGCTCCACCTCTGCCGCAACCGACATCGTGGTTGCCGATACCGACGGTAGCCATCTCGACCCGATTACAGTAACCGCGGGTGAGAACAACAAGCCTTACACCAACTCCACTAACTCCGTTGTGGGCACTTACTTTGTGGAGTGGGGCGTATACGGACGCAAGTTCTCCGTAGACATGATGCCTTCCTACAACCTGACCCACCTGATCTATGGATTTATCCCCATTTGTGGTGGTGACGGCATCAACGACAGCCTGAAAGAAATTGAAGGCTCTTTCCAGGCGTTGCAGCGTTCCTGCTCCGGCCGTGAAGACTTCAAGGTTTCCCTGCACGATCCTTTTGCCGCGCTGCAAAAATCTCAGGCAGACCAGACTTTCTCCGATCCGTACAAAGGCAACTTCGGCCAGCTGATGGCGCTGAAGCAGGCTTACCCGGATCTGAAAATTCTGCCGTCCATTGGTGGCTGGACCCTGTCTGACCCCTTCTACTTCTTCAGCGATGCCGCCAAGCGTAAAACCTTTGTGGATTCTGTTGAGGAATTTATCCGCACCTGGAAATTCTTCGATGGTGTGGATATCGACTGGGAATACCCAGGTGGCCAGGGCGCGAACCCGACTCTGGGTGACCCCGCTATTGATGGTGAAACCTATCGCCTGTTGATGCGCGACCTGCGTGCCATGCTCGACAATCTTGAGCAGGAAACTGGCCGTACCTACGAGCTCACCTCTGCGATTGGTGCAGGCTCCGACAAAATCGAAGATGTGGATTACCTCGATGTACAGCAGTACATGGATTACTTCTTCGTGATGACCTACGACTTCTACGGCGGTTGGAGCAACGAAGTACTGGGTCACCAGGCGGCACTCTATGCCCCGGCCTGGAAGCCCGATACTGACTACACCACCCACAATGGCATTCAGAACCTGCTGGGCCTCGGCGTCGATCCTGGTAAGTTGGTTGTTGGTGCGGCGATGTATGGCCGCGGTTGGAAGGGCGTTTCCGGTTGGACCGGTAATGACCATATGACCGGCACCGCAACCGGTATGGTGAATGGTACCTGGGAAGACGGTGTTGTGGACTACCGCGATATCGTTTCTCGCATCGCCACTGGCGAGTGGGAGGAGTACTACGATAGCACCGCTGAAGCGCCCTATATCTTTAAGCCAAGCACTGGCGATCTGATTACTTATGATGATCATCGCTCGGTCATGGCGAAAGGTGCCTATGTTCAGTCCAACAACCTGGCTGGCCTTTTCTCCTGGGAAATTGACGCGGACAATGGCGATATCATGAATGCCATGCACGAGAGCCTGGGCCACGGTGATGGCTTCGGTAATCGCGCACCGGTTGCGCGTGCCGGCGGCGACCAGAGCGTGGACAGTGGTGCAAGCGTATCCCTGGATGGCAGCACTTCCAGTGACCTGGATAATGACCCGCTGACGTACAGCTGGGTACAGGTTTCCGGTACCAGCGTAACCCTGCAAAATGCCAGCAGCGCTTCTGCGAGCTTTACCGCTCCTGCGGTAAGTGCGGACGAAGAACTGGTCTTCTCACTGACCGTTTCCGATGGTGAGGCTTCGGATTCCGATCAGGTTTCGGTGACCGTTGTTGCGGACCAGCCGAACCAGGCACCCAGTGCCGATGCAGGCGCGGACCAGATGGTAACCACTCCGGCTACCGTTACTCTGAACGGCAGCGCCTCCAGCGACCCGGATGGCGATGCACTGACCTACAGCTGGGTGCAGGTTGCCGGCAGCAGCGTAACCCTGAGCGACGCTTCCAGCGCAACGCCGAGCTTCTCAGCGGCGGAAGTCAGCGCGGAACAGGAGCTGGTGTTTGAGCTGAATGTGAACGACGGCAGCCTCAGTGATGCAACTCCGGACCAGGTCAGCATCTTCCTGTTGCCAGCCGATGCCAATACTCCGCCGCAGGTTTCTGCCCCGGCGCAGGTAACCATTCAGGAAGGCGCCAGTGATTCCATCACCGCTACCGGCACCGATGCCGACGGCGATGCACTGACCTACACCTGGAGCGGTATGGTCAGCGGTTCCGGTGACACCATCTCCATTACTGCACCTCAGGTAGAAGCGGATACCAACTTCACCCTGACCGTTACCGTGAGCGATGGCATTGCCTCAGCGAGTGCGGACGTAACCGTGACCGTTACCAATGTGATTGTGGATGGTGGCTGTAGCTCTACCGACCCGAACGCGGGTAACGTTCCTGCCTGGCAATCTGGCAGCACCTACTTGGGTGGCGATCAGGTGAGCCACGAGCAGCTGGTATGGCAGGCCAAGTACTGGACTCAGCAGGAGCCCGGTTTCAGCTCCGCCGACTGGCAGCTGGTCAGTGACATTGAAGTACCCTGGAACGCCAGCACGGCCTACAACGGCGGTGACGAAGTAAACCATGAAGGCAAGCGTTACCGTGCCAAGTGGTGGACCCAGGGCCAGAATCCAAGCTCTTCCTCTGACTGGGAAGAGATCGGTGATGCGAGCTGCAACTGA
- a CDS encoding Tll0287-like domain-containing protein, which translates to MRKLLSVMMAGAVLAGCSEQSGVQPERMADAIFAVIEADRASYTNFVVNRLANEEQVIKADEHWKDTKALPLPAQMMRMGAERVAEMDSGFNYALLSQWAINKQNKPRTELEKEGLQFINDNPGQNFYGTETLGDTDYFTAVYPDVAVSPACVSCHNEHVDSPRTDFELGETMGGVVIRFPL; encoded by the coding sequence ATGCGTAAATTACTTTCCGTAATGATGGCTGGAGCGGTACTGGCTGGCTGTAGTGAACAAAGTGGTGTTCAACCGGAGCGGATGGCCGACGCTATCTTTGCAGTCATCGAAGCAGACAGGGCCAGCTATACCAACTTTGTGGTCAACCGACTGGCAAATGAAGAACAGGTCATCAAAGCCGACGAGCACTGGAAAGATACCAAGGCGTTGCCGCTACCTGCACAAATGATGCGCATGGGGGCCGAGCGCGTTGCGGAAATGGATTCCGGCTTTAACTATGCCCTACTCTCCCAGTGGGCTATTAACAAACAGAACAAGCCGCGCACCGAGCTGGAAAAAGAAGGCCTGCAGTTTATCAACGACAATCCCGGGCAAAACTTCTACGGCACCGAAACTCTCGGGGACACCGATTACTTTACTGCGGTTTACCCCGACGTAGCGGTATCTCCCGCCTGTGTCAGCTGCCACAACGAACATGTGGATAGCCCGCGTACCGACTTCGAGCTGGGTGAAACCATGGGCGGCGTGGTGATCCGCTTCCCGCTGTAA
- a CDS encoding cytochrome c3 family protein: MKNYKFKFWHYGLIVTLLGAAFITYNLQASDKSYFLSGDATHGHHQIEMSCSTCHGDGFAGQTFIQGACVNCHSEELEMANDSHPRSKFLDPRNAGLLAHLDARQCISCHTEHKPEITHEMGVTLAGDFCFHCHSDIAENRPNHEDFGFETCASAGCHNYHDNRYLYEEFLAERIDHPALVAEAQLPMRSLLAKWQQENPEKKALELADADFSKADIHDNSPMQSAAEAWAHSTHAATGTNCNACHINGESELTSAEVVSVCGDCHSRQLEQFSQGKHGMRLSASLPVRQPMSAGDAQIPMKAGVIEMAKELNCASCHNPHDLDTRVAEVDACLSCHNDKHSLAYQNTEHFRLWDQQQPNGVSCANCHLPREEHKGQIQVNHNQNHNLRPNEKMLPVCLNCHGVEFAVAALADERLIESNFNNEPDSEHKTFELIRERIARIKTTR; encoded by the coding sequence ATGAAAAACTATAAATTCAAATTCTGGCATTACGGCCTGATCGTAACGCTGTTGGGCGCGGCGTTTATTACCTACAACCTGCAGGCCTCGGATAAATCCTATTTCCTGAGTGGCGATGCGACCCATGGCCACCACCAGATTGAAATGTCCTGCTCCACCTGCCATGGCGATGGGTTTGCCGGGCAAACATTTATCCAGGGTGCCTGTGTCAATTGTCACAGTGAAGAGCTGGAGATGGCGAATGACAGCCATCCCCGCAGCAAGTTTTTAGACCCGCGCAACGCAGGGCTGCTCGCCCATTTGGATGCACGCCAGTGCATTAGCTGTCACACGGAGCACAAGCCGGAAATCACGCACGAAATGGGCGTTACTCTCGCCGGAGACTTTTGCTTTCACTGCCACAGCGACATTGCAGAAAACCGCCCCAATCACGAGGACTTCGGCTTCGAGACCTGTGCCAGTGCTGGTTGTCACAACTACCACGACAACCGCTACTTGTATGAAGAGTTCCTGGCCGAGCGCATTGATCACCCCGCACTCGTCGCGGAGGCGCAATTGCCGATGCGCTCCCTCCTCGCCAAGTGGCAACAGGAAAACCCGGAAAAAAAAGCGCTCGAACTGGCCGACGCGGATTTTAGCAAAGCCGACATTCACGACAATTCACCGATGCAGTCTGCAGCCGAAGCCTGGGCACACTCTACCCACGCCGCAACAGGTACCAACTGCAATGCCTGCCATATCAATGGAGAATCGGAGCTAACCAGCGCAGAAGTGGTCAGCGTTTGTGGCGACTGCCACAGCCGTCAACTGGAACAGTTCAGCCAGGGCAAACACGGTATGCGCCTTTCAGCGAGTCTCCCCGTCCGGCAACCCATGTCTGCGGGGGATGCACAAATTCCCATGAAGGCAGGGGTCATTGAGATGGCCAAGGAGCTCAACTGTGCCAGCTGCCACAACCCTCACGACCTGGATACCCGCGTTGCAGAAGTGGATGCTTGCCTGAGCTGTCACAACGACAAACACAGCCTTGCCTACCAAAACACGGAACACTTCCGCTTGTGGGACCAGCAGCAGCCGAACGGCGTCAGCTGTGCGAACTGCCACCTGCCACGGGAAGAACACAAGGGACAGATACAGGTCAACCACAACCAAAACCACAACCTGCGCCCGAACGAAAAAATGCTGCCGGTATGCCTCAATTGTCACGGAGTTGAATTTGCGGTTGCTGCGCTGGCTGATGAGCGACTGATTGAGAGTAACTTTAATAATGAACCAGATTCAGAGCATAAGACTTTTGAACTGATTCGCGAGCGAATTGCCCGCATAAAAACGACTCGATAA